Genomic DNA from Naumovozyma dairenensis CBS 421 chromosome 11, complete genome:
GATAAAAATGGTAAGGCTGCCGTCATTGTAGGCGGTTATAAGACATATGATACTAAGACAAACAAGTTATTAGCTTATAATGAAGGTACATATTTCATTAGGGGCGCTCATGTCCCTAAGGAAAAGCAAAAATTAGATCCAAGTGTTAGATCCAAATTTGCCATTCAAAAATTCCAATCACCAACTAATAAATCACctgattttgaaatagaAGTTACTACCTCAGAAGATCAAGCTGCCCTATATAGATTGTCCGGTGATTTCAATCCATTACATATCGATCCATTTGTTGCTAAATCTATTAAGTTCCCAAAACCAATCTTACATGGATTATGTACAATGGGTATTAGTGCAAAAcaattatatgaaaaatttggagcatatgatgaattgaaagttAGATTCTCGAGCGTTGTATTCCCAGgtgataaattgaaaattaaagCATGGAAACAACCAAATggtattgttattttcCAAACAATTGATTCCAATACAAACCAAGTTGTTTTAGATAATGCTGCTATTAAGTTAACTAACCCTACCTCTAAActttgattgattgattggCTGGTAACAATTTTCAAGCTCCGACTATCTTTAATATTCATGAAActatttctttatcttcctctatttctttcttaaattTCATGgttttatataaatatatatgtctGTAAATGTGAAGAaacgaataataatattcatccaattttaaaatatctgaaaaaaaaaatcactATActtattaaagaaaatatctgATCCCATATTTTTGGTTAGGACtatacaatatatatagttgTTTATTTATACTAATATCAGAAAAATCAGCATGagaattttcatttttatttcattcTTTTCGAGAAATAATGTTAGatggatatatatataattagAATATGAGACATAAGAAGACGTTTAGTAGgaaacaaatatttcaGGCATTGCATcgttttattattcttctaCCTCACCTTCGACAGCAGGAGCTTCCTTTATCCAATGAGAACCAAAAATTGGGATCTTACTAAATATTTCAGTTTGGAAAGTTGGCCAACCTTCAACAAACACAAACAtaccaaataatgatgCACCACCCCATAGCCATAAATTAGGTGTATATGCTACTAAACTTCTTAATGATAATCTTCCCAAAAATGGGTTCGCTTTcgtatttatttttgatgtatactaatttaattttttgataaGGATTTTCTTGTTAGTAGTATGGCCTTATGTTTTTAAGTAGATTCTGCGACGGCATACCATGTCATTCTACACATACTGTTACCATGATATGTTCCTTCAACGGTGTTGTAGTAGTAGTTAATGTAGTCAGGGAAAGTGTAATAGTTAAACTATTTTACTATATTGATGTTTTTATTGCA
This window encodes:
- the QCR10 gene encoding ubiquinol--cytochrome-c reductase subunit 10 (similar to Saccharomyces cerevisiae QCR10 (YHR001W-A); ancestral locus Anc_2.520) codes for the protein MVTYTSKINTKANPFLGRLSLRSLVAYTPNLWLWGGASLFGMFVFVEGWPTFQTEIFSKIPIFGSHWIKEAPAVEGEVEE